The following coding sequences are from one Geothrix sp. window:
- a CDS encoding YHS domain-containing protein, whose protein sequence is MSESKTFTKDPTCGMNVEVATALHAVRDGRTYSFCSDQCRARFQAVSAGEAVTCGS, encoded by the coding sequence ATGAGCGAGTCGAAGACCTTCACCAAAGACCCAACATGCGGCATGAATGTGGAAGTGGCCACCGCCCTCCACGCCGTGCGGGATGGCAGGACCTACTCCTTCTGCAGTGATCAGTGCAGGGCCAGGTTCCAGGCGGTCTCCGCCGGGGAGGCCGTGACTTGCGGCAGCTGA
- a CDS encoding LysR family transcriptional regulator produces the protein MDVRTLSTFAAAARTLNFTNAARSLGYAQSSVTAQIKSLEEDLGSSLFNRVGNRLELTEPGERFLVYAERILALTHEAKASLQDEAGVGTLRFTAPESVCTYLLPPVLKAFKDRFPRVHLQFLPGFVRDFKRQVLDGTADFAFILEEPFPSKTLAVERLRDEEILIVAAPSHRFATASRVSAQDLIGEDVLLKALGCSYRNQFERQLITAGAHPGRFLEFQGVETIKRCVEVGLGIAPLPRMAVEAELQSGKLVALHWEGPEIRISTHLVWNPDRHMGAAEKAFLEHVRAAFPASR, from the coding sequence ATGGATGTCCGGACCCTATCGACCTTCGCCGCCGCCGCCCGCACCCTCAATTTCACGAACGCCGCACGCTCCCTGGGCTACGCGCAGTCGAGCGTGACGGCCCAGATCAAGAGCCTGGAAGAGGATCTCGGCTCGTCGCTCTTCAACCGCGTCGGCAACCGGCTGGAGCTCACGGAGCCCGGCGAGCGGTTCCTCGTCTATGCCGAGCGGATCCTCGCCCTGACCCACGAGGCCAAGGCCTCGCTGCAGGATGAGGCCGGGGTGGGCACCCTCCGGTTCACGGCGCCCGAATCCGTCTGCACCTACCTGCTGCCGCCGGTCCTGAAGGCCTTCAAGGACAGATTCCCCCGGGTCCACCTGCAGTTCCTCCCGGGCTTCGTGCGCGATTTCAAGCGCCAGGTGCTGGACGGCACGGCCGATTTCGCCTTCATCCTGGAGGAGCCCTTCCCCTCCAAGACGCTGGCGGTGGAGCGGCTCCGGGACGAGGAGATCCTCATCGTGGCGGCGCCTTCGCACCGCTTCGCCACCGCAAGCCGGGTCTCCGCCCAGGACCTCATCGGGGAGGATGTCCTGCTGAAGGCCCTCGGCTGCAGCTACCGCAACCAGTTCGAGCGGCAGCTGATCACCGCCGGCGCGCACCCGGGCCGCTTCCTCGAATTCCAGGGCGTCGAGACGATCAAGCGCTGCGTGGAAGTGGGCCTGGGCATCGCGCCCCTGCCCCGGATGGCCGTCGAGGCCGAACTGCAGTCCGGGAAGCTGGTGGCCCTCCACTGGGAAGGGCCGGAGATCAGGATCTCCACGCACCTGGTGTGGAATCCGGATCGGCACATGGGTGCCGCCGAAAAGGCCTTCCTGGAGCATGTCCGCGCTGCGTTTCCGGCCAGCCGGTAG
- a CDS encoding glycerate kinase, protein MRIIVAPDSFKGSVSALGVAEAMERGIQAVFPDAEVLKVPIADGGEGTVEALVAATGGRLMHTEVRGPLGDPVRAHWGISGDGATAFLEMASASGLPLIPKERRDPRVTSTSGTGELMKAALDAGLRRLVIGIGGSATNDGGTGMARALGVRFLDAEGRDLPEGGAALARLARVDLSGLDPRLAESALLVACDVDNPLCGPRGASAVYGPQKGATPDMVAELDAALGVFAKIAAQATGREVALLPGAGAAGGLGAGLLFFTPASLRPGVSIVLETTGFEALVQGADLVITGEGRTDFQTAMGKAPVGVAAVARRHGVPVICLSGGLGDGAEDVLAHGIDALASTVPQPMALEACMDQGAALVEAAARRVCRMLRVGMALRR, encoded by the coding sequence ATGCGCATCATCGTGGCTCCGGATTCTTTCAAGGGCAGCGTGTCGGCCCTCGGCGTGGCCGAGGCCATGGAGCGCGGCATCCAAGCCGTATTCCCCGACGCGGAAGTGCTCAAGGTGCCCATCGCGGATGGCGGCGAGGGCACTGTCGAGGCGCTGGTGGCGGCCACTGGTGGCCGCCTCATGCACACGGAGGTGCGCGGCCCTCTGGGCGACCCCGTGCGCGCCCACTGGGGCATCTCCGGCGATGGCGCCACGGCCTTCCTCGAGATGGCCTCGGCCTCGGGCCTGCCGCTGATTCCCAAGGAGCGCCGCGATCCCCGCGTCACCAGCACCTCCGGCACCGGCGAGCTGATGAAGGCGGCATTGGACGCCGGGCTCCGGAGGCTGGTCATCGGCATCGGCGGCAGCGCCACCAACGATGGCGGCACGGGCATGGCCCGGGCCCTGGGCGTGCGCTTCCTCGATGCCGAGGGCCGCGACCTGCCGGAAGGCGGCGCCGCCCTGGCGCGGCTCGCCCGCGTGGACCTGTCAGGCCTGGATCCGCGACTGGCGGAGAGCGCCCTCCTCGTGGCCTGCGATGTGGACAACCCCCTCTGCGGCCCCCGCGGGGCCTCCGCCGTCTACGGCCCCCAGAAGGGCGCCACGCCGGACATGGTGGCCGAACTCGATGCGGCCCTGGGCGTGTTCGCGAAGATCGCGGCCCAGGCCACGGGCCGGGAGGTGGCCCTGTTGCCGGGCGCTGGCGCGGCGGGCGGGCTGGGGGCCGGCCTGCTCTTCTTCACCCCGGCCAGCCTGCGGCCCGGCGTGTCCATCGTGCTAGAGACCACGGGCTTCGAGGCCCTGGTCCAGGGCGCGGACCTGGTCATCACCGGGGAGGGCCGGACGGACTTCCAGACGGCCATGGGGAAGGCCCCCGTGGGCGTCGCGGCGGTGGCCAGGCGCCACGGCGTGCCCGTGATCTGCCTCTCGGGCGGGCTGGGCGACGGCGCGGAGGACGTGCTGGCCCACGGCATCGATGCCCTGGCCAGCACCGTGCCCCAGCCCATGGCGCTGGAGGCCTGCATGGACCAGGGGGCCGCCCTGGTGGAGGCCGCAGCCCGCCGGGTCTGCCGGATGCTGAGGGTGGGGATGGCGCTGCGCCGATAG
- a CDS encoding L-lactate permease, protein MLLGALAATLPLIVLLIGIPLMMKPAAKVAPVAWLVTVLTAIFVFHFPAKVTLLAALQGGLTGLFPIMYIPFGALVVYNVLKTTGWMDKMQGAMASLTIDRRAQALLIAFGFGAFLEGICGFGAPVAIPASILIGLGYNPMMAALVCLVANTGPVPFGSLAIPTVTLAKTTGLDVMKLSQMTGRFMAPLAMIMAFATVYAMSKSKGLKGAIGTILVAGLSFSITEFLVSNFIGADLTSVLAGLACLVATAIYLKTQKHAQPWLFEGDAPADNAPKEFHFKELFLSWLPYLLLAVLVIAVNLPKTKPLFAGAAPGWNWLVLKTQIYNPGKLYAFTWLQTPGTIMLIAGAIAFPFMGIKYSVMGEQFGKTFKQMIPSFIAVACILSIAEVMNLALPIIDPKTKLAFVGDLATKQISMVATLANGIVALVSQHVYPLLSPLFGTIGVFLTGSNTSANALFGNLQKLTAQGMGLSDILMASAGSAGASAGKMISPQSIVIAATAVGLAGKEGLIMRQTIKYTIPYVILLALMTWGFAFLFPGLVP, encoded by the coding sequence ATGTTGTTGGGTGCCCTTGCGGCCACGCTGCCGCTCATCGTCCTGCTCATCGGCATCCCGCTGATGATGAAACCCGCGGCGAAGGTCGCCCCCGTCGCGTGGCTGGTGACCGTGCTCACGGCCATCTTCGTCTTCCACTTCCCGGCGAAGGTCACCCTGCTGGCGGCCCTGCAGGGCGGCCTCACGGGCCTCTTCCCGATCATGTACATCCCCTTCGGCGCGCTGGTGGTCTACAACGTGCTGAAGACCACGGGCTGGATGGACAAGATGCAGGGGGCCATGGCCAGCCTGACCATCGACCGCCGGGCCCAGGCCCTGCTCATCGCCTTCGGCTTCGGCGCCTTCCTCGAAGGCATCTGCGGCTTCGGCGCCCCCGTGGCCATTCCCGCCAGCATCCTCATCGGCCTGGGCTACAACCCCATGATGGCGGCGCTCGTGTGCCTCGTGGCCAACACGGGCCCCGTGCCCTTCGGCTCGCTGGCCATCCCCACCGTGACCCTGGCCAAGACCACGGGCCTGGACGTGATGAAGCTCTCCCAGATGACCGGCCGCTTCATGGCGCCCCTGGCCATGATCATGGCCTTCGCCACGGTCTACGCCATGTCCAAGTCCAAGGGCCTGAAGGGCGCCATCGGCACCATCCTGGTGGCGGGCCTCAGCTTCTCCATCACCGAGTTCCTGGTGTCGAACTTCATCGGCGCGGACCTCACCTCCGTGCTGGCCGGCCTCGCCTGCCTCGTGGCCACGGCCATCTACCTGAAGACGCAGAAGCACGCCCAGCCCTGGCTCTTCGAGGGCGACGCCCCCGCCGACAACGCCCCCAAGGAATTCCACTTCAAGGAGCTGTTCCTCTCCTGGCTGCCCTACCTGCTGCTGGCCGTGCTGGTCATCGCCGTGAACCTGCCCAAGACCAAGCCCCTGTTCGCGGGTGCGGCCCCCGGCTGGAACTGGCTGGTCCTCAAGACCCAGATCTACAACCCCGGCAAGCTCTACGCCTTCACTTGGCTGCAGACCCCCGGCACCATCATGCTCATCGCCGGCGCCATCGCCTTCCCCTTCATGGGCATCAAGTACTCCGTGATGGGCGAGCAGTTCGGCAAGACCTTCAAGCAGATGATCCCCTCCTTCATCGCCGTGGCCTGCATCCTCTCCATCGCCGAGGTGATGAACCTGGCCCTGCCCATCATCGATCCCAAGACCAAGCTGGCCTTCGTGGGCGATCTGGCCACCAAGCAGATCTCCATGGTGGCCACCCTGGCCAACGGCATCGTGGCTCTGGTGAGCCAGCACGTCTACCCGCTGCTGAGCCCGCTCTTCGGCACCATCGGCGTCTTCCTCACGGGCAGCAACACCTCGGCCAACGCCCTCTTCGGCAACCTGCAGAAGCTCACCGCCCAGGGCATGGGCCTGTCGGACATCCTCATGGCCTCGGCCGGCAGCGCGGGCGCCTCCGCGGGCAAGATGATCTCGCCCCAGAGCATCGTCATCGCCGCCACCGCCGTGGGCCTGGCGGGCAAGGAAGGCCTCATCATGCGGCAGACGATCAAGTACACGATCCCCTACGTGATCCTGCTGGCCCTCATGACCTGGGGCTTCGCATTCCTGTTCCCGGGACTCGTTCCCTGA
- a CDS encoding S41 family peptidase produces the protein MPGRSLLLRSLALALALAGAAQAQTKLLRFPDIHGDKVAFTYGGDIWTASATGGAATRLTAHPGLELFAKFSPDGKWIAFTGQYDGDEQVYVMPSGGGVPRQLTFDPATGPLPPRGGYDHQVVGWTPDGGSVVFRAASDADGVLSRTALYTVALAGGLPMKLPMPTAGPGSFSPDGKRIAYAPMFRDFRHWKRYEGGWAQELYVFDLATRQQKKIASSKRTERDPMWIGDKVYFASDRDGTLNLYSVEPSSDTVKQLTFQKTWDVRWPSSDHQSRIVYELNGELRVFNVQDGSDKGIAIHVPTDGGASRPARISVERNIEGFALSPKGERALFVARGDVFTVPIEKGPTRNLTNSSGAHDRNARWSPDGKKIAFISDLSGEDQLYLVDQDGKSKPEALTTGLVTQLNAPNWSPDGKHLAFTDKDGIVYVIGLADRKLVKAAKDEFGRAGDLAWSPDGQILAFSLGNLNGTRSLHAWGLADQQLRRLTGDLFPVTDPAWDPEGKHLYALSRRDFAPQISNLEFDYAGNRNVDVIAYTLRKDVAHPFPPESDEVGVAPEKKEDGDKKADKSADAPKGPVAVRIDWDGFEQRGVRVPLPADNLGGLEAIRGFLLYTKASPFVYGEANGRRNAGSSLWIFDLKKRQESELLPEVQGWTLSQDGTKILARTGQGPAASYQLIEAKPKGADKKTVSTKDLFVDRIPAEEWREIYDETWRRFRDFFYVKNMHGYDWKALREQYRPWLQHVTHRSDLTYVLTELISELNIGHTYTEGGDQFLPERAKVGLPGARIELDAATGRYRLTHIYRGHNEEPKYRSPLTEPGVDAREGDYILAIDGVDLKADENPYRLLRNKTFTVTLTLNTKPTLEGARQVTYRPIESDASLRYLDFVLRSKETVDKLSGGKVGYLHIPDMGAPGLYEFIKWYYPQIRKQGLVVDVRANGGGNISQMILERLGRKLLGTRFGNDGDHPSTYPSTVFHGPMVALTSETSASDGDIFPYHFRFAGLGPLIGKRTWGGVVGGGNLPLIDGGSVFVPRSGTNAPTGEWIIEGEGVTPDIEVENDPASMLAGHDLQLERGVQEVLKRMAEKPMALPKRPADPIKTK, from the coding sequence ATGCCCGGACGCTCCCTTCTCCTTCGCAGCCTGGCCCTCGCGCTCGCCCTTGCCGGCGCCGCGCAGGCCCAGACGAAGCTGCTCCGCTTCCCGGACATCCACGGGGACAAGGTGGCCTTCACCTACGGCGGGGACATCTGGACCGCTTCCGCCACCGGCGGCGCCGCCACGCGCCTGACGGCCCACCCGGGCCTGGAGCTCTTCGCGAAGTTCAGCCCCGATGGCAAGTGGATCGCCTTCACCGGCCAGTACGACGGGGACGAGCAGGTCTACGTGATGCCCAGCGGGGGCGGCGTGCCCCGCCAGCTCACCTTCGATCCCGCTACGGGCCCGCTGCCGCCGCGGGGCGGCTACGACCACCAGGTGGTGGGCTGGACGCCGGACGGCGGCAGCGTGGTGTTCCGGGCCGCGAGCGACGCGGATGGCGTGCTGAGCCGCACGGCGCTCTACACCGTGGCCCTCGCGGGTGGTCTGCCGATGAAGCTGCCCATGCCCACGGCGGGCCCCGGCTCCTTCTCGCCCGACGGCAAGCGCATCGCCTACGCGCCCATGTTCCGCGACTTCCGCCACTGGAAGCGCTACGAGGGCGGCTGGGCGCAGGAGCTCTACGTCTTCGACCTCGCCACCAGGCAGCAGAAGAAGATCGCCTCCAGCAAGCGCACCGAGCGGGATCCCATGTGGATCGGCGACAAGGTCTACTTCGCCTCGGACCGGGACGGCACGCTGAACCTCTACTCGGTGGAGCCCAGCTCCGACACCGTGAAGCAGCTCACCTTCCAGAAGACCTGGGACGTGCGCTGGCCCTCCAGCGATCACCAGTCGCGCATCGTCTACGAGCTGAACGGCGAGCTGCGCGTGTTCAACGTGCAGGACGGCAGCGACAAGGGCATCGCCATCCACGTGCCCACGGATGGCGGCGCCTCGCGGCCCGCGCGCATCAGCGTCGAGCGGAACATCGAGGGCTTCGCCCTGTCGCCCAAAGGCGAGCGGGCCCTCTTCGTGGCGCGGGGCGACGTCTTCACCGTGCCCATCGAGAAGGGGCCGACACGCAACCTCACCAACAGCTCCGGCGCCCACGACCGGAATGCCCGCTGGTCGCCGGACGGCAAGAAGATCGCCTTCATCTCGGATCTCAGCGGCGAGGACCAGCTCTACCTGGTGGACCAGGACGGCAAAAGCAAGCCCGAGGCCCTGACCACGGGCCTGGTGACCCAGCTGAACGCGCCCAATTGGTCCCCCGATGGCAAGCACCTCGCCTTCACGGACAAGGACGGCATCGTCTATGTCATCGGCCTGGCCGATCGCAAGCTGGTGAAGGCGGCCAAGGACGAGTTCGGGCGGGCGGGCGACCTGGCCTGGTCCCCGGACGGCCAGATCCTGGCCTTCTCCCTGGGCAACCTGAACGGCACCCGCAGCCTGCACGCCTGGGGCCTGGCGGACCAGCAGCTGCGCCGGCTCACGGGTGACCTGTTCCCCGTGACCGATCCCGCCTGGGATCCGGAGGGCAAGCACCTCTACGCCCTCAGCCGCCGGGATTTCGCGCCGCAGATCAGCAACCTGGAGTTCGACTACGCGGGCAACCGCAATGTGGACGTCATCGCCTACACCCTGCGCAAGGACGTGGCCCATCCCTTCCCGCCCGAGAGCGACGAGGTGGGTGTTGCGCCCGAGAAGAAGGAGGACGGCGACAAGAAGGCCGACAAGTCGGCCGACGCGCCCAAGGGCCCCGTGGCCGTGCGCATCGACTGGGACGGCTTCGAACAGCGGGGCGTGCGGGTGCCCCTGCCTGCTGACAACCTGGGCGGCCTGGAGGCGATCCGCGGCTTCCTTCTCTACACCAAGGCCTCGCCCTTCGTGTACGGCGAAGCCAATGGGCGCCGGAACGCTGGCAGCAGCCTCTGGATCTTCGACCTGAAGAAGCGCCAGGAGAGCGAGCTGCTGCCGGAGGTCCAGGGCTGGACCCTCAGCCAGGACGGCACCAAGATCCTGGCGCGGACCGGTCAGGGCCCGGCGGCCTCGTACCAGCTCATCGAAGCCAAGCCCAAGGGTGCCGACAAGAAGACCGTCTCCACCAAGGACCTCTTCGTGGATCGCATCCCCGCCGAAGAGTGGCGCGAGATCTACGACGAGACCTGGCGGCGCTTTCGCGACTTCTTCTACGTGAAGAACATGCACGGCTACGACTGGAAGGCCCTGCGCGAGCAGTACCGCCCCTGGCTGCAGCACGTGACGCACCGCTCGGACCTGACCTACGTGCTGACCGAGCTCATCTCCGAGCTGAACATCGGCCACACCTACACCGAGGGCGGTGACCAGTTCCTGCCCGAGCGCGCCAAGGTGGGTCTGCCCGGCGCCCGCATCGAGCTGGACGCCGCCACGGGCCGCTACCGGCTCACCCACATTTACCGGGGCCACAACGAGGAGCCCAAGTACCGCAGCCCGCTGACGGAGCCCGGCGTGGATGCGCGCGAGGGCGACTACATCCTGGCCATCGATGGCGTGGACCTGAAGGCGGACGAGAATCCCTACCGCCTGCTGCGGAACAAGACCTTCACCGTGACGCTGACGCTCAACACCAAGCCCACGCTGGAGGGTGCCCGGCAGGTGACCTACCGTCCCATCGAGAGCGACGCCAGCCTGCGCTACCTCGATTTCGTGCTGCGCTCGAAGGAGACCGTGGACAAGCTCAGCGGCGGCAAGGTGGGCTACCTCCACATCCCCGACATGGGCGCCCCCGGGCTCTATGAGTTCATCAAGTGGTACTACCCCCAGATCCGCAAGCAGGGTCTGGTGGTGGACGTCCGCGCCAACGGGGGCGGCAACATCAGCCAGATGATCCTCGAGCGCCTGGGCAGGAAGCTGCTGGGCACCCGCTTCGGCAATGACGGCGACCATCCCTCGACCTACCCCAGCACCGTCTTCCACGGACCCATGGTGGCGCTCACCAGCGAGACCAGCGCCAGCGATGGCGACATCTTCCCCTACCACTTCCGGTTCGCGGGCCTCGGCCCCCTCATCGGCAAGCGCACCTGGGGCGGCGTCGTGGGCGGGGGCAACCTGCCCCTCATCGACGGCGGCAGCGTCTTCGTGCCCCGCTCCGGCACCAACGCCCCCACGGGCGAGTGGATCATCGAAGGCGAAGGCGTGACCCCCGACATCGAGGTGGAGAACGACCCCGCGTCCATGCTGGCGGGCCATGATCTCCAGCTGGAGCGGGGCGTGCAGGAAGTCCTCAAGCGCATGGCCGAGAAACCCATGGCCTTGCCGAAGCGTCCGGCCGACCCCATCAAGACCAAGTAG
- a CDS encoding transporter, translating into MRTPLALSLLLSVPLWAEEPSIEVNPNRPTFATPAATTQSGVAELEWGLQRSTLRDDGTTFGTPTLLKFGLIKDLELRLSTPGFLRLAPVGDPTASGLGDLSLGAQWCYLHDGLFGMDQAVQLAHTFPTAPSSQGLGNGAPIDTLTLIFSRDAGPYHVDVNLLESWIGLAPDAGGGRATQTAGTVSITRNLNDQWSITGELYALQATPLNAQITSNLWAVAYKASKRLVLDAGVDVGLSHGAPRYTVFTGLTVGLGRFRKP; encoded by the coding sequence ATGCGCACCCCACTGGCCCTCAGCCTCCTGCTCTCCGTTCCATTGTGGGCTGAGGAACCGTCCATTGAGGTGAATCCCAACCGGCCCACCTTCGCCACACCCGCCGCAACAACCCAATCCGGCGTGGCAGAGCTGGAATGGGGCCTCCAGCGGAGCACGCTCCGCGACGATGGCACCACCTTCGGAACCCCCACGCTTCTGAAATTCGGTTTGATCAAGGATCTGGAACTGCGCCTGTCCACTCCCGGCTTCCTGCGCCTGGCGCCCGTGGGCGACCCGACCGCCTCTGGCCTGGGAGACCTGAGCCTGGGCGCGCAGTGGTGCTACCTCCACGATGGACTGTTCGGCATGGATCAGGCCGTCCAGCTGGCCCACACCTTTCCCACGGCACCATCGTCCCAGGGCCTGGGCAACGGCGCGCCCATCGACACCCTCACCCTGATCTTCAGCCGGGATGCGGGCCCCTACCACGTCGACGTGAACTTGCTGGAATCCTGGATCGGGCTCGCGCCCGATGCGGGTGGAGGCCGCGCCACCCAGACCGCAGGCACGGTTTCCATCACCCGGAACCTCAACGACCAGTGGTCCATCACCGGCGAACTGTACGCCCTTCAGGCCACGCCGCTGAATGCGCAGATCACCTCGAATCTCTGGGCCGTGGCCTACAAGGCGTCCAAACGGTTGGTGCTGGACGCGGGCGTGGATGTGGGACTCAGCCATGGGGCGCCCCGGTACACGGTGTTCACGGGATTGACGGTGGGGCTGGGGCGCTTCCGCAAGCCATGA
- the xseA gene encoding exodeoxyribonuclease VII large subunit, translating into MSEPAPLSVKRLLEQVKARLEPAFASVCVVGEVSNFRGSGKHWYFTLKEEGAALSCAVWASQQRFLQHKPVDGQRVVLKGSLNLYVAGGTITLAVTHCEPAGVGDLQARLRQLEAELRVQGWFDRPRRPLPRFPKKLGVVAALGGAALRDVLEVMARRAPGIDVLIAPAAAQGDRCVPETLLAIQELQDPHWGCEALLLVRGGGSLEDLWAFNDPELVRAVAECRIPVITGVGHEIDTTLVDLAADRRAATPSQAAELATPDRSALGAELRRRVDALCAKVLWRLQGQETSLNLLTDHGLQRAEPLAPVLARFGTLAQRLALAHPNRGLDGAAARLALLRQRLGHLGAQVAGEVDLPRVRDAQRRLEPAVTRALQRRDQRLAVMAERLQGLDPTGPLERGFVLALGPDGRPVTRASALPAGAGLRLRWKDGERVATLD; encoded by the coding sequence ATGAGCGAACCTGCCCCCCTTTCCGTCAAGCGCCTGCTGGAGCAGGTCAAGGCCCGCCTGGAGCCGGCCTTCGCGAGCGTCTGCGTGGTGGGCGAGGTGTCGAATTTCCGCGGCTCGGGGAAGCACTGGTACTTCACGCTGAAGGAGGAGGGTGCGGCCCTCTCCTGCGCCGTGTGGGCCAGCCAGCAGCGCTTCCTCCAGCACAAACCCGTCGACGGCCAGCGGGTGGTGCTGAAGGGCAGCCTGAACCTCTACGTGGCGGGGGGCACCATCACCCTGGCCGTCACGCACTGCGAGCCCGCCGGCGTGGGCGACCTGCAGGCGCGGCTGCGGCAGCTGGAGGCAGAGCTGCGCGTCCAGGGCTGGTTCGACCGCCCCAGGCGCCCCCTGCCCCGCTTCCCGAAGAAACTGGGCGTGGTGGCGGCCCTGGGGGGCGCGGCGCTGCGTGACGTGCTGGAGGTGATGGCCCGGCGCGCGCCGGGCATCGACGTGCTCATCGCCCCCGCCGCCGCCCAGGGTGACCGCTGCGTACCCGAGACCCTGCTGGCCATCCAGGAGCTGCAGGATCCCCACTGGGGCTGCGAGGCCCTGCTGCTGGTGCGGGGGGGCGGCAGCCTCGAGGATCTCTGGGCCTTCAACGACCCGGAACTCGTGCGGGCGGTGGCGGAGTGCCGCATCCCGGTCATCACGGGCGTGGGCCACGAGATCGACACGACGCTGGTGGACCTCGCGGCGGACCGCCGTGCGGCCACGCCCAGCCAGGCCGCGGAGCTGGCCACGCCGGACCGGTCGGCCCTGGGTGCCGAGCTGCGGCGGCGCGTGGATGCCCTGTGCGCCAAGGTCCTGTGGCGGCTGCAGGGGCAGGAGACCAGCCTCAACCTGCTGACCGACCATGGGCTGCAGCGGGCGGAGCCCTTGGCCCCGGTCCTGGCCCGCTTCGGGACCCTGGCCCAGCGCCTGGCCCTGGCCCACCCCAACCGGGGCCTGGATGGCGCCGCCGCGAGGCTGGCCCTGCTGCGGCAGAGGCTGGGCCACCTGGGGGCCCAGGTGGCGGGCGAAGTGGACCTCCCCCGGGTGCGAGACGCCCAGCGCCGCCTGGAGCCAGCGGTCACCCGCGCCCTTCAGCGGCGCGACCAGCGGCTGGCTGTGATGGCTGAGCGTCTGCAGGGGCTGGATCCCACCGGCCCGCTGGAGCGGGGCTTCGTGCTGGCCCTGGGGCCCGACGGCCGGCCGGTGACCCGCGCCTCGGCCCTGCCCGCCGGCGCGGGCCTCCGCCTGCGCTGGAAGGATGGGGAACGCGTCGCGACACTCGACTAA